Proteins from a single region of Macrotis lagotis isolate mMagLag1 chromosome 2, bilby.v1.9.chrom.fasta, whole genome shotgun sequence:
- the LOC141514203 gene encoding uncharacterized protein LOC141514203 isoform X3: MSMVNGAKTEFAVFTCQKEVSVCKNKQVEIICNSTQGFHLIELYFCKSQKSKGQLLFNMTTVGETAFQKGKHLKLESQETTLVIENTQLSDAGFYRWRLLGKGSSNIYTKLYVSEPPTISKENGSLICRATVIEQDRRITWSNDLPTGQSEFIIPLDASGLFELYSSQPWNDSFDSNPPCCKVVNEKGSQELCEETCYTSHFLHKVSGASMGKENNLQWIIIIIFAAVILALIGVIYMRRYRQINVYFPLRHLI, encoded by the exons ATGTCCATGGTTAATGGAGCTAAAACAG AATTTGCTGTGTTCACATGCCAGAAAGAAGTCTCTGTatgcaaaaataaacaagttGAGATAATCTGCAACAGTACCCAGGGCTTCCATCTTATAGAATTATATTTCTGCAAAAGCCAGAAAAGCAAAGGACAACTTCTCTTCAATATGACTACAGTAGGAGAGACTGCCTTTCAGAAAGGGAAGCATCTCAAGCTGGAGAGCCAAGAAACCACGTTGGTGATTGAGAACACCCAATTATCCGATGCTGGATTTTACCGGTGGCGTCTTTTAGGCAAAGGGTCCTCAAACATATACACTAAACTATATGTTTCAG AACCCCCTACAATCTCCAAGGAAAATGGCAGCCTGATCTGCCGAGCAACAGTGATAGAGCAAGATAGAAGAATCACCTGGTCCAATGACCTGCCCACAGGCCAGTCAGAGTTCATAATCCCTCTGGATGCCAGTGGCTTATTCGAACTCTACAGTTCTCAACCATGGAATGATAGTTTTGACAGTAATCCACCCTGCTGTAAAGTTGTGAATGAGAAGGGCTCCCAAGAACTTTGTGAAGAAACTTGCTATACCAGTCACTTCCTTCATAAGGTTTCAG GGGCTtcaatgggaaaagaaaacaatttacagtggattattattatcatatttgcTGCTGTGATTTTGGCTCTGATTGGGGTAATTTATATGAGAAGGTATagacaaataaatgtatattttccaTTAAGACATTTAATCTAA
- the LOC141514203 gene encoding uncharacterized protein LOC141514203 isoform X1: MAFDFLCRTILIFILFMIMANSEFAVFTCQKEVSVCKNKQVEIICNSTQGFHLIELYFCKSQKSKGQLLFNMTTVGETAFQKGKHLKLESQETTLVIENTQLSDAGFYRWRLLGKGSSNIYTKLYVSEPPTISKENGSLICRATVIEQDRRITWSNDLPTGQSEFIIPLDASGLFELYSSQPWNDSFDSNPPCCKVVNEKGSQELCEETCYTSHFLHKVSGASMGKENNLQWIIIIIFAAVILALIGVIYMRRYRQINVYFPLRHLI, encoded by the exons AATTTGCTGTGTTCACATGCCAGAAAGAAGTCTCTGTatgcaaaaataaacaagttGAGATAATCTGCAACAGTACCCAGGGCTTCCATCTTATAGAATTATATTTCTGCAAAAGCCAGAAAAGCAAAGGACAACTTCTCTTCAATATGACTACAGTAGGAGAGACTGCCTTTCAGAAAGGGAAGCATCTCAAGCTGGAGAGCCAAGAAACCACGTTGGTGATTGAGAACACCCAATTATCCGATGCTGGATTTTACCGGTGGCGTCTTTTAGGCAAAGGGTCCTCAAACATATACACTAAACTATATGTTTCAG AACCCCCTACAATCTCCAAGGAAAATGGCAGCCTGATCTGCCGAGCAACAGTGATAGAGCAAGATAGAAGAATCACCTGGTCCAATGACCTGCCCACAGGCCAGTCAGAGTTCATAATCCCTCTGGATGCCAGTGGCTTATTCGAACTCTACAGTTCTCAACCATGGAATGATAGTTTTGACAGTAATCCACCCTGCTGTAAAGTTGTGAATGAGAAGGGCTCCCAAGAACTTTGTGAAGAAACTTGCTATACCAGTCACTTCCTTCATAAGGTTTCAG GGGCTtcaatgggaaaagaaaacaatttacagtggattattattatcatatttgcTGCTGTGATTTTGGCTCTGATTGGGGTAATTTATATGAGAAGGTATagacaaataaatgtatattttccaTTAAGACATTTAATCTAA